TATTGCTGGCCACCTTGAGCGCTTCTTCCTCGGAGCGAGCCAAACCATTACGGGGTTGAACAATGCCCAAATCTTTGCATATGGCCTCGAACCGCTCTCTGTCTTCAGAGGCATCGATCGAATCGGGCGAAGTACCCCAAATCTTGGTGCCCAGTTCGGCTTGATGCTCTTCTAGATAGCTGAGTAGCTTAACTGAAAGCTTGAGCGGGGTTTGGCCACCAAATTGAATAATGATCCCCTCTGGCTTTTCGGTTTCAATAATATTTAAAACATCTTCGCGGGTGAGTGGTTCAAAATAGAGCCGATCGCTAGTGTCATAGTCAGTCGAGACGGTCTCTGGATTGGAATTGACCATGATTGTCTCAAAATCCTTATCCCGCAGCGAAAAACTAGCATGACAACAGCAATAGTCAAATTCAATGCCTTGGCCAATCCGGTTGGGGCCACCACCAAGGATCATTACCTTGCGGCGATCGGAGGGTTGTACCTCGGTCTCTGTTTCATAGGTGGAGTAATGATAGGGCGTAAATGCTTCAAATTCAGCGGCACAGGTGTCAACGGTTTTGTAGGCGGGCACAATTCCCAGGGATTTGCGATGGATTCTCACATCGTCTTCATCGGTGCTGGTCAGAAAGGCAATTTGCCGATCGCTAAAGCCCATCTGCTTGATCGATAGCATTTGATCCGCATCAATTTCACTAAGGGAATTACCCTTAATCGCCAATTCCATATCCACTAGCTCGCCCATTTTTTGCAAGAACCAGGGATCAACCCCAGTGAGTTGGGCGATCGCTGGCACTGACAGGCCAAGCAGGAAGCCATGCCGGATCGAGAAAATTCGTTCGGGATTGGGTACTCGCAAGCTGGCTTTCACCTGTTCCAGGCTGGGCATTTCTTCAAGCCGATCGGCACCAAACCCATAGCGATTGGTTTCCAGCGATCGCAAAGCTTTTTGAAAGGACTCCTGGAAAGTACGACCGATCGACATCGCCTCACCCACTGATTTCATCTGGGTGGTTAGCACTGGCTCGGAACCTGGGAATTTCTCAAACGCAAACCGGGGGATCTTGGTCACCACATAATCGATCGTCGGTTCAAAACTAGCTGGGGTTTTCTTGGTGATGTCGTTGGGGATTTCATCCAGGGTATAACCAACCGCCAGCTTGGCTGCAAACTTGGCGATCGGGAAGCCAGTAGCCTTCGAGGCCAGTGCCGAACTGCGTGAAACCCTGGGGTTCATCTCGATCACGATCACATCGCCCGTTTCTGGATCAACCGAAAATTGAATGTTTGAGCCACCGGTTTCCACGCCGATCTCGCGGATAATTTTGATCGAATAGTCCCGCAGCCGTTGATATTCCTTATCGGTCAGGGTTTGCGCCGGAGCCACCGTGATCGAATCGCCGGTATGGATGCCCATTGGATCGATGTTTTCAATGCTACAAATGATCACCACATTATCGGCCAGGTCGCGCATCACCTCTAGCTCGTATTCTTTCCAACCGATCAGCGATTGCTCAACTAGAATCTGGGAAGTGGGGCTAGCATCCAGACCAGAGGCGGCGATCTCCTCGAATTCTTCCTGGTTGTAGGCGATCCCCCCGCCGGTTCCACCTAAGGTAAAGGCAGGGCGAATAATTAATGGATAAGTACCGATCTGAGCGGCAATTTCCCGTGCTTCAGCCATCGTGTTAGCCAGCCCGGAAGGACAAACCGCCACGCCGATTCGCTCCATTGCCTCCTTGAATAGTTTGCGATCTTCCGCCATTTGGATCGCTTCGAGCTTGGCACCAATTAGCTCCACGCCAAATTTATCGAGGGTGCCATTTTCAGCCAAAGCCACTGCCGTATTCAACGCCGTTTGGCCACCCATAGTCGGCAAAATTGCATCGGGGCGCTCTTTTTCGATGATTTGAGCCACAATTTCTGGCGTGATCGGCTCAATGTAGGTGCGATCGGCCATTGCTGGATCGGTCATGATCGTGGCGGGGTTGGAATTAACCAGGATCACGTAATAACCTTCATCACGCAGCACTTTACAAGCTTGAGTACCAGAATAGTCAAACTCGCAGGCTTGGCCAATCACGATCGGCCCGGCTCCAATCAGCAGAATTTTTTGAATGTCATTACGGCGCGGCATAGGCTCTTTGCTTTTATATGATTCGGTTAGAGTTTGGTTACGCTTTTAGGGATGCTGCGATCTTGCGATCGATTTGGGGCTCAGCCCTGAATACTTAAGCCCTGAATACTTAAGACCTGCTTCTTATCTATGTCAGTTGCATAGATGTTGCATAGATCAAGTCGCATTTAATTTTATAGCCTCTTGCCGATCGTGCAATATGTAGCCTCTGATGCCAAAGTTCACCTTGCTGGCGATCGCTACAAAATATATCAACCTACGGAACCCACCTAACTATTTGTGTTGAGAGGCTTGGCTGGTAGGAATGGTTAAAAATCTGCATGATTTAAAACCATATAGCAATAACTCGAACTTGGAACTTGGATTTTGATTTAGCAAGGCGATCGGCAAACCATCAAATAATTGGCATTGCATAATCCAGGAATGAAAACGCCGTCAACAAAAATCTCAAGCATATGGCTGAAATCAGTTTGACCAATTGCATGATCGTTAAATCATCCCACCAATGTGCAACGCCAAATAATTTAGTCCTGCGTAGTAGCGAATTTATGATGGAAAATCGGCATTTAAACGATCGAGAATATTCCTAGTGCTATTTCAAGTGAGATGTTGTGTAAGTAGAGACCTGAATGCTTCGCTCTATAAGGTATGCATGCAAAAGAAGTCTCTTGAAGCTGCACTAGCCTAGTGTTTTTGAATCAAATCAAAATATTGCATCCCCCAAACGATAAAGCAACTAGCTGATCTCTGGCTTAAGGGCACAGCATTCAGCTAGTTGGCTTCGTGCGAATATTGCATATTTAGGTTTAAATATTTGAGCTTTAGATCAAGCGCTCATAGGATTAACAATGAATATGCTTGCTCAATCTGATATTTTGCTAACCAGCAATTCTGCGGGGAACAGTTCCACAATTAATAGCTAATAGATAACTGGTTTAAACCAAGGCATTTATAGTGCTGCACTTTATAATCACATCTGCTATTTAATCGATCGCCTAGAACATATAGAAAATATTAGTTCAGCAACATGTAGGCAAAAACGATATATCTCAAAATGGTTCAGAGACTTCGAGACTTTTCGCTAACCCACAAGGCGCGATCGTGGCAGGCAACTAACCTAACTTACTTGGTCAAATCAATGATTAGGCAAAATACTCAGACTATGCTGATGTTCAGACAATTTATTTTGGCAAAATAGCCCTGTGTGGATTGTTAATTGTACAAGAATAGACTTATACTCCTGATTTCAATCACTAGTGTAATAACTCTCTTCTTTATTGGTTTCCCCATGCCACCCTTCAGCTTGATGCTCAATTAAGTAAATTAATACTCAACTCAGTAAATAGTCTCGGTTAACTGAAGCAAAAAGAAGAGTTATACTTAAAAAACGAAACGAAATCGACAATTTCCGGCGGAATACTATTGGTAGTAGTAATTTTTGCCTAATGCACTGCTGGTTGCTTTTTATTCTTGGCAGCCGGCATTTTAGTACCCAATTTAATATTGGTGTTGGAATCAAAAACCAATTTGTAGGTTTTTTCGGGATTCATCCGTTGCAAAGCCTGGATGTGTGCCTGGGCTTCGTGGCAGCGACGGAAGCGACTCACTAGCTTCGCGTTCTTGGCCGTGATTGCTAATAAAATGCACCAGGGATGGAGTTGATCTCTATAGCTAGTCATGATACTATCCTTCGTTTGTGTGCTAATTTGCGGTCAAACGCTAAATCTACATTAGCTTTGACGAGTCATATACTACATGTAGCGGCTCGATCGCACAACTAAATTTGGAAAATATTTTAAAAAAACTTGACAATTCGATTGCGCTGATGTTTTCTAAACGGTCGGGTTTGTGATGCAGGGCGATCTTTAATGCGGCTCAAATCGCCTGTTTAAGGGGTTTTTGCTTGCATAAAGCAGCATTTCCCAGGGCATACAGATGAGCGGAACTAAAGAATTTTTTTAAGCGATCGCCTGAATTAACCGTAACGATAAGTTACAAATTTGCTTCTTTCCGGCCTTAATCCCGGCGCGATCTGCAACCGGCAGAAAATTCAAACTTTTTGGGTTTCATGCCGCCGGACAACCAAAGCTGCCGCCAATTCGATCGCCGCGATCAAGCTATCGGCACTGGCGATCCCTTTCCCGGCAATATCAAAGGCAGTGCCATGATCCGGAGAAGTGCGCACAAACGGCAAGCCGATCGTGGTATTAACGGCCTGCTCGAAGCCCAACAGCTTGACCGGAATTAAGCCCTGATCGTGATACATGGCCAGATAGGCATCATAGCCCAGGTGTGTTTTAGCGGAATCATGCCAAGCTTTACCGGGATTGACCCACATGGTGTCCGGTGGGATTGGGGCACTCAGCTCAACTTCGGGATATTTTTGTTGATAGTTGCTAAGCAGATCACGGAGCCAATCTTTTTCTTCGTGGCCTAGATTGCCATCCTCACCACTGTGGGGGTTGATTCCAGCTACGGCAAGGCGGGGGCGATCGATGCCAAAGTCTGTCTTGAGCGATCGCCTTAATAGATCCAGTTTCCAGGTGATTAGCTCCGGGGTTAGGGTTTGAGTAACTGCCGCCAGCGGGATATGCACTGTAGCCAATAGAGTTTTTAGCACCCAATCGGTATGGGGAGACTTAGCCACAAACATCATGCCGAATTTCTGGGTATTGCTGCGCTCTGCCAATAACTCAGTTTGCCCAGGATAGCTATGTCCGGCCATTTGCCAGTAGGATTTAGCGATCGGCGCGGTGACAATACCGGAAAATTTACCCGCCAGGGTTTGGGCGATCGCTGTGTCTAGGTATTTAAAACTAGCTGCACCACTGGACTTACTACCTTGACCAATTTCAACTTCCAAATTGGTAGCCAGGTCGAGTATAGTTATTATTTCTGGATCAGCAAGCGGCTCGCAACTAAGTTTATTTAGCACCGCAAAGTGGGATTCTAATTGGTGGCGATCGCCGATTATAGTTACTTTTACATTTGAGCCTGTTAATTTTTTATTCAGGTCAGGGTTCGCTAATGCTTTTAAAGCTATTTCCGGGCCAATCCCAGCCGGATCGCCCA
The sequence above is a segment of the Pseudanabaena sp. PCC 7367 genome. Coding sequences within it:
- the pdxA gene encoding 4-hydroxythreonine-4-phosphate dehydrogenase PdxA, whose product is MFNNRRSDRQLHLALTLGDPAGIGPEIALKALANPDLNKKLTGSNVKVTIIGDRHQLESHFAVLNKLSCEPLADPEIITILDLATNLEVEIGQGSKSSGAASFKYLDTAIAQTLAGKFSGIVTAPIAKSYWQMAGHSYPGQTELLAERSNTQKFGMMFVAKSPHTDWVLKTLLATVHIPLAAVTQTLTPELITWKLDLLRRSLKTDFGIDRPRLAVAGINPHSGEDGNLGHEEKDWLRDLLSNYQQKYPEVELSAPIPPDTMWVNPGKAWHDSAKTHLGYDAYLAMYHDQGLIPVKLLGFEQAVNTTIGLPFVRTSPDHGTAFDIAGKGIASADSLIAAIELAAALVVRRHETQKV
- the carB gene encoding carbamoyl-phosphate synthase large subunit → MPRRNDIQKILLIGAGPIVIGQACEFDYSGTQACKVLRDEGYYVILVNSNPATIMTDPAMADRTYIEPITPEIVAQIIEKERPDAILPTMGGQTALNTAVALAENGTLDKFGVELIGAKLEAIQMAEDRKLFKEAMERIGVAVCPSGLANTMAEAREIAAQIGTYPLIIRPAFTLGGTGGGIAYNQEEFEEIAASGLDASPTSQILVEQSLIGWKEYELEVMRDLADNVVIICSIENIDPMGIHTGDSITVAPAQTLTDKEYQRLRDYSIKIIREIGVETGGSNIQFSVDPETGDVIVIEMNPRVSRSSALASKATGFPIAKFAAKLAVGYTLDEIPNDITKKTPASFEPTIDYVVTKIPRFAFEKFPGSEPVLTTQMKSVGEAMSIGRTFQESFQKALRSLETNRYGFGADRLEEMPSLEQVKASLRVPNPERIFSIRHGFLLGLSVPAIAQLTGVDPWFLQKMGELVDMELAIKGNSLSEIDADQMLSIKQMGFSDRQIAFLTSTDEDDVRIHRKSLGIVPAYKTVDTCAAEFEAFTPYHYSTYETETEVQPSDRRKVMILGGGPNRIGQGIEFDYCCCHASFSLRDKDFETIMVNSNPETVSTDYDTSDRLYFEPLTREDVLNIIETEKPEGIIIQFGGQTPLKLSVKLLSYLEEHQAELGTKIWGTSPDSIDASEDRERFEAICKDLGIVQPRNGLARSEEEALKVASNIGYPVVVRPSYVLGGRGMEVVYSDEDLKDYMYKAILIEPEHPVLIDQFLEGAIEVDVDAIADQTGKVVIGGIMEHIEEAGIHSGDSACAIPTFSLAETTLNTIREWTIKLAEKLKVVGLMNVQYAVQISPNDPKLAQVYILEANPRASRTVPFVSKAIGVPLVAYASRIMAGETLEQLGLTKEIVPKHIAIKEAVLPFAKFSGTDTILGPEMRSTGEVMGIDTEFGRAFAKAQLAAGQKLPLEGAVFISVNDRDKAGVAAVAEGFVDLGFQVIATEGTHRILKKKNIKAELVLKVSEGRPNISDVIKNKQVQIIVNSPSGEEAQADGKLIRRAALVYKIPVITTLAGAKAVIAAIRSLQNESLVVKPIQEYV